A stretch of Triticum aestivum cultivar Chinese Spring chromosome 1D, IWGSC CS RefSeq v2.1, whole genome shotgun sequence DNA encodes these proteins:
- the LOC123180526 gene encoding bifunctional protein FolD 2: MAQIIDGKAIAAEIRREIGAEVAVLSSAHNIVPGLAVVIVGSRKDSQTYVQMKRKACAEVGIRSFDVDLPEDISEAALVAEVHRLNADPAVHGILVQLPLPKHINEENILNQISIEKDVDGFHPLNIGKLAMKGRDPLFVPCTPKGCMELLSRSGVTVKGKHAVVVGRSNIVGLPVSLLLLKADATVSIVHSRTPNPETIVRQADIVIAAAGQAMMIKGDWIKPGAAVIDVGTNSIDDPTRKSGYRLVGDVDFSEASKVAGHLTPVPGGVGPMTVAMLLKNTVDGAKRGIVS; encoded by the exons ATGGCGCAAATCATCGACGGCAAGGCCATCGCCGCCGAAATCAGGCGCGAGATCGGCGCCGAGGTCGCCGTGCTCTCGTCCGCCCACAACATC GTGCCGGGGCTGGCGGTGGTGATCGTGGGGAGCAGGAAGGACTCGCAGACGTACGTGCAGATGAAGCGCAAGGCCTGCGCCGAGGTCGGCATCCGCTCCTTCGACGTCGACCTCCCCGAGGACATCTCCGAGGCCGCGCTCGTCGCCGAGGTCCACCGCCTCAACGCCGACCCCGCCGTCCACG GAATTCTTGTTCAGCTTCCATTGCCCAAGCATATCAACGAAGAAAATATCTTAAACCAGATCTCCATTGAGAAAGATGTCGACGGCTTTCATCCTTTGAACATTGGCAAGCTCGCAATGAAAGGCAGAGATCCACTGTTCGTACCTTGCACGCCAAAG GGATGCATGGAGCTCCTGTCACGAAGTGGCGTCACTGTAAAAGGAAAACACGCAGTTGTGGTTGGGCGTAGCAACATCGTGGGTTTACCAGTATCCCTTCTCCTGCTGAAAGCGGACGCGACCGTGTCGATCGTGCATTCACGGACCCCAAATCCCGAAACAATTGTCCGTCAAGCAGACATTGTCATTGCAGCAGCTGGCCAGGCCATGATG ATCAAGGGAGACTGGATCAAACCAGGCGCGGCGGTCATAGACGTCGGGACAAACTCCATCGACGACCCAACCAGGAAGTCTGGGTACAGACTCGTTGGCGATGTGGATTTCTCGGAGGCGAGCAAGGTCGCGGGTCACCTGACTCCGGTCCCCGGAGGCGTCGGGCCGATGACCGTGGCGATGTTGCTGAAGAACACGGTGGACGGCGCCAAGAGGGGTATAGTCAGCTGA